A window from Manduca sexta isolate Smith_Timp_Sample1 chromosome 24, JHU_Msex_v1.0, whole genome shotgun sequence encodes these proteins:
- the LOC115451950 gene encoding ribonucleoside-diphosphate reductase large subunit yields MVGKTNKLYVYKRGGRMEEVHIDKITSRIKKLCYGLNMDFVDPVCITLKVISGIYSGVTTVELDNLAAETAATMTTDHPDYAVLAARLAISNLHKETKKHFSDVMTDLYNIINPHTKKQSPMISKFHYDIIMKHKERLDSAIVYDRDFKYNYFGFKTLERSYLLKINNKVAERPQHMLMRVSIGIHGEDIDAAIDTYNLLSEKYFTHASPTLFSAATPRPQLSSCFLVAMKDDSIEGIYDTLKQCALISKSAGGIGVHVHCIRAKGTYIAGTNGVSNGLVPMLRVYNNTARYVDQGGNKRPGAFAVYLEPWHADIFEFLDLKKNTGKEEVRARELFYALWIPDLFMKRVESNENWSLMCPHDCPGLADCWGEEFEALYKKYEKENRFVKQVKAQALWKAIIEAQVETGTPYMLYKDSCNRKSNQKNLGTIKCSNLCTEIVEYTSADEVAVCNLASIALNMFVNEDKTYNFDKLKEVTKIITQNLNKIIEVNYYPVPEAKTSNMRHRPIGIGVQGLADTFILMRIPYDSEPAIKLNQQIFETIYYGALEASCQLAEKYGVYETYEGSPASQGILQYDMWNKTPTNLWDWTALKEKIAKHGLRNSLLVAPMPTASTAQILGNNESFEPITSNIYQRRVLSGEFQVVNHHLLRDLTEAELWDEDMKNLIIHNNGSIQSIEVIPKEIRDLYKTVWEISVKTTIQMAADRGAFIDQSQSFNIHVAEPNYGKLTSIHFYSWKMGLKTGMYYLRTKPAANAIQFTVDKSKVKSKVANSKAEADEANMAAITCSLQNKDECLSCGS; encoded by the exons ATGGTTGGAAAAACCAATAAACTCTACGTATATAAgagag GTGGACGAATGGAAGAAGTTCATATTGACAAAATCACCTCTAGGATAAAGAAATTATGTTATGGACTCAACATGGATTTTGTGGATCCT GTATGCATCACACTGAAAGTAATAAGTGGCATATACTCAGGAGTAACAACAGTTGAACTTGATAACTTGGCCGCTGAAACTGCAGCTACAATGACTACAGACCATCCTGATTATGCTGTGCTAGCGGCTAGATTGGCTATATCCAACTTgcataaagaaacaaaaaaacatttctcaG atGTTATGACAGATTTGTACAATATTATCAATCCACATACCAAAAAGCAAAGCCCCATGATATCAAAATTTCACTACGATATAATCATGAAACACAAAGAACGGTTGGATTCTGCTATTGTGTATGACagagattttaaatataactactttggttttaaaactttgGAGCGATCATACTTGTTGAAGATAAACAACaag GTTGCTGAACGGCCACAACACATGCTGATGCGTGTGTCTATAGGAATACACGGTGAAGATATTGATGCTGCAATTGATACATATAATTTACtgtcggaaaaatattttacccatGCCAGCCCGACATTATTTTCAGCAGCAACGCCACGACCACAGCTATCTTCATGCTTCTTAGTTGCAATGAAGGATGATAGTATTGAAGGCATATATGACACATTAAAGCAATGTGCTTTAATATCTAAATCTGCTGGAGGTATTGGAGTCCATGTTCACTGCATAAGAGCCAAAGGCACTTATATTGCTGGAACAAATGGTGTCTCCAATGGCCTTGTCCCTATGTTGCGAGTGTATAACAATACTGCCAGATATGTAGATCAAGGGGGCAATAAACGTCCTGGAGCTTTTGCAGTATACTTGGAACCATGGCATGCAGATATTTTCGAATTCTTAGatctgaaaaaaaatactggcaAAGAAGAAGTACGAGCTAGAGAACTCTTTTATGCTTTATGGATACctgatttatttatgaaaagagTAGAGAGTAATGAAAATTGGAGTCTTATGTGTCCTCATGACTGTCCAGGCTTAGCAGATTGTTGGGGAGAAGAATTTGAGGCACTATAcaagaaatatgaaaaagaaaatcgATTTGTTAAGCAAGTTAAAGCTCAGGCTCTGTGGAAAGCTATTATAGAAGCACAAGTAGAAACGGGAACACCATATATGTTGTATAAAGACTCGTGCAACCGCAAAAGTAACCAAAAAAATCTAGGAACTATTAAGTGCAGCAATTTGTGTACTGAAATAGTGGAGTACACTTCAGCTGATGAGGTTGCTGTTTGCAATTTGGCCTCTATTGCACTTAACATGTTTGTCAATGAagataaaacatacaattttgatAAACTAAAAGAAGTTACAAAAATCATAACACagaatcttaataaaattattgaagttAATTATTACCCAGTTCCTGAAGCTAAAACATCCAATATGAGACACAGACCAATTGGTATAGGAGTGCAAGGATTAGCAGACACATTTATTCTTATGCGTATTCCATACGATAGTGAACCGGCCATAAAGCTAaatcaacaaatatttgaaacaatttattacGGAGCACTTGAAGCAAGCTGTCAATTAGCCGAAAAATATGGAGTCTATGAAACTTATGAAGGCAGTCCGGCGAGCCAAGGAATTTTACAATACGATATGTGGAATAAGACTCCAACTAACTTGTGGGACTGGACTGccttgaaagaaaaaattgcaaaacatGGCCTTAGAAACTCACTTTTAGTAGCTCCCATGCCCACAGCATCTACAGCTCAAATTCTTGGCAATAATGAGTCATTTGAACCCATAACCTCCAATATATATCAGAGACGCGTTCTATCAGGTGAATTTCAAGTTGTTAATCACCATCTATTACGTGATCTCACAGAAGCTGAATTGTGGGATGAAGACATGAAAAACCTTATCATCCACAACAATGGCTCCATACAAAGCATTGAGGTAATTCCTAAAGAAATTAGAGATTTGTACAAAACTGTTTGGGAAATTTCTGTTAAGACCACTATTCAAATGGCAGCAGACAGGGGAGCATTTATAGATCAAAGCCAATCATTCAACATTCATGTTGCAGAACCTAATTATGGGAAGCTAACTTCTATTCATTTTTATTCCTGGAAAATGGGTTTGAAAACAGGAATGTATTATCTACGTACTAAACCTGCAGCAAACGCTATACAATTTACTGTAGACAAATCTAAAGTTAAAAGCAAGGTAGCAAATAGTAAGGCCGAAGCTGATGAAGCTAATATGGCTGCTATAACTTGttctttacaaaataaagaCGAATGTTTAAGTTGCGGATCATAA
- the LOC115451949 gene encoding barrier-to-autointegration factor — protein sequence MSSTSQKHRNFVAEPMGEKPVTELAGIGPVLGKRLETAGFDKAYIVLGQYLVLKKDRELFQELMKDVCSASSKQSGDCYQCLKDWCDEFL from the exons ATGTCGAGTACATCACAGAAGCATAGAAACTTTGTAGCTGAACCAATGGGCGAAAAGCCTGTTACTGAATTAGCGGGCATTGGACCAGTTTTAGGGAAAAGACTGGAAACCGCAGGATTTGACAAG GCTTATATTGTTCTAGGACAATATCTGGTACTTAAAAAAGACAGGGAGCTTTTCCAAGAATTGATGAAAGATGTATGCAGTGCAAGTTCAAAACAGTCTGGCGATTGTTACCAATGTTTAAAAGATTGGTGTGATgagtttttgtaa